From a region of the Nothobranchius furzeri strain GRZ-AD chromosome 12, NfurGRZ-RIMD1, whole genome shotgun sequence genome:
- the LOC129157329 gene encoding endothelial zinc finger protein induced by tumor necrosis factor alpha-like isoform X1 — MDTDVQQLVLVKEEDPEEQSAGVDQQDPEHLHIKEEQEELWTSLEGEHLCLKEETEAVGSPVTAVSIKSEDDEEKPLVSQLHQQQIEDRDVPTSSSADQMTAETGGGAGTIRNPDLNPHEQTSDSSETEVSGDDEDDDDDDVNLDSGSETGDEDDDWNESRSSESDDFQQMVLVKEEASEEQSARVNHQHLDFLHKKEEQEKLWSSMEGEHLHLNKETDAARFQSFSQKTHLNKHTKVQTKQKHFACEHCGQRFHQKTNLNKHMRVHTGVKPFACELCGQRFSQKANLNKHMRVHTGQKPYACELCVKRFSQKTNLNSHMRVHTGQKPFACELCVKRFSQKKTLNNHMKVHTGQKSFACELCGKRFSHQTTLINHMKVHTGQKPFACKLCGQRFSQKATLNSHMKVHTGQKPFACELCVKRFSHKTTLNRHMRVHTGEKPFACELCVKRFSRKTKLNTHMRVHTGQKHFACELCGNRFSEKGHLNTHMSVHTGQKPFACELCVKRFSHKTTLNRHMRVHTGEKPFACELCGQRFSQKTTLNRHMRVHTGEKPFACELCVKRFSRKSTLISHMRVHTGQKPFATELCVKRFSQKTNLNSHMRVHTGFSPVSLVEKIYPKDQFKRSQKSP; from the exons atggacacag atgttcaacagctggtgctggttaaagaagaagatcctgaagaacagagtgctggtgtggaccagcaggacccagaacacctccacataaaggaggaacaggaggagctctggaccagtctggagggagagcatctctgtttgaaggaggagactgaagctgtcgggtctcctgttactgctgtttctataaagagtgaggatgatgaagagaaacctctggtctcacagcttcatcagcagcaaatagaagacagagatgttccaaccagcagctcagctgaccagatgaccgcagaaactggtggaggagcaggaactatcaggaacccagatctgaaccctcatgaacaaacatctgattcttcagagactgaagttagtggagatgatgaagatgatgatgatgatgatgtgaatctggactctgggtctgaaactggagatgaagatgatgactggaatgagagcaggtcttctgagtcagatg attttcaacagatggttctggttaaagaagaagcttcagaagaacagagtgctcgtgtcaaccaccagcacctagattttctccacaaaaaggaggaacaggagaaactctggtctagtatggagggagagcatctccatttgaataaggagactgatgctgccaggtttcaatcctttagccaaaaaacacatttaaacaaacacacgaaagtccagacaaagcagaaacattttgcctgtgagcactgtggacaaaggtttcaccaaaagacaaatttaaacaaacacatgagagtccacacaggagtgaagccttttgcttgtgagctatgtggacaaagatttagccaaaaggcaaatttaaacaaacacatgagagtccacacaggacagaagccttacgcctgtgagctctgtgtaaaaagatttagccaaaagacaaatttaaacagtcacatgagagtccacacaggacagaagcctttcgcctgtgagctctgtgtaaaaagatttagccaaaagaaaactttaaataatcacatgaaagtccacacaggacagaagtctttcgcctgtgagctctgtggaaaaagatttagccatcagacaactttaattaatcacatgaaagtccacacaggacagaagcctttcgcctgtaagctctgtggacaaagatttagccaaaaggcaactttaaacagtcacatgaaagtccacacaggacagaagcctttcgcctgtgagctctgtgtaaaaagatttagccacaagacaactttaaaccgtcacatgagagtccacacaggagagaagccttttgcctgtgagctctgtgtaaaaagatttagccgaaagacaaaattaaacacacacatgagagtccacacaggacagaagcattttgcttgtgagctctgtggtaatagatttagtgaaaagggacatTTAAATacacacatgagtgtccacacaggacagaagcctttcgcctgtgagctctgtgtaaaaagatttagccacaagacaactttaaaccgtcacatgagagtccacacaggagagaagccttttgcctgtgagctctgtggacaaagatttagccaaaagacaactttaaaccgtcacatgagagtccacacaggagagaagccttttgcctgtgagctctgtgtaaaaagatttagccgaaagtcaACTTTaatcagtcacatgagagtccacactggacagaagcctttcgccactgagctctgtgtaaaaagatttagccaaaagacaaatttaaacagtcacatgagagtccacactggcttttcgcctgtgagtttggtggaaaagatttacccaaaagatcagtttaaacggtcacaaaagagtccataa
- the LOC129157329 gene encoding zinc finger protein 235-like isoform X2 — protein sequence MTAETGGGAGTIRNPDLNPHEQTSDSSETEVSGDDEDDDDDDVNLDSGSETGDEDDDWNESRSSESDDFQQMVLVKEEASEEQSARVNHQHLDFLHKKEEQEKLWSSMEGEHLHLNKETDAARFQSFSQKTHLNKHTKVQTKQKHFACEHCGQRFHQKTNLNKHMRVHTGVKPFACELCGQRFSQKANLNKHMRVHTGQKPYACELCVKRFSQKTNLNSHMRVHTGQKPFACELCVKRFSQKKTLNNHMKVHTGQKSFACELCGKRFSHQTTLINHMKVHTGQKPFACKLCGQRFSQKATLNSHMKVHTGQKPFACELCVKRFSHKTTLNRHMRVHTGEKPFACELCVKRFSRKTKLNTHMRVHTGQKHFACELCGNRFSEKGHLNTHMSVHTGQKPFACELCVKRFSHKTTLNRHMRVHTGEKPFACELCGQRFSQKTTLNRHMRVHTGEKPFACELCVKRFSRKSTLISHMRVHTGQKPFATELCVKRFSQKTNLNSHMRVHTGFSPVSLVEKIYPKDQFKRSQKSP from the exons atgaccgcagaaactggtggaggagcaggaactatcaggaacccagatctgaaccctcatgaacaaacatctgattcttcagagactgaagttagtggagatgatgaagatgatgatgatgatgatgtgaatctggactctgggtctgaaactggagatgaagatgatgactggaatgagagcaggtcttctgagtcagatg attttcaacagatggttctggttaaagaagaagcttcagaagaacagagtgctcgtgtcaaccaccagcacctagattttctccacaaaaaggaggaacaggagaaactctggtctagtatggagggagagcatctccatttgaataaggagactgatgctgccaggtttcaatcctttagccaaaaaacacatttaaacaaacacacgaaagtccagacaaagcagaaacattttgcctgtgagcactgtggacaaaggtttcaccaaaagacaaatttaaacaaacacatgagagtccacacaggagtgaagccttttgcttgtgagctatgtggacaaagatttagccaaaaggcaaatttaaacaaacacatgagagtccacacaggacagaagccttacgcctgtgagctctgtgtaaaaagatttagccaaaagacaaatttaaacagtcacatgagagtccacacaggacagaagcctttcgcctgtgagctctgtgtaaaaagatttagccaaaagaaaactttaaataatcacatgaaagtccacacaggacagaagtctttcgcctgtgagctctgtggaaaaagatttagccatcagacaactttaattaatcacatgaaagtccacacaggacagaagcctttcgcctgtaagctctgtggacaaagatttagccaaaaggcaactttaaacagtcacatgaaagtccacacaggacagaagcctttcgcctgtgagctctgtgtaaaaagatttagccacaagacaactttaaaccgtcacatgagagtccacacaggagagaagccttttgcctgtgagctctgtgtaaaaagatttagccgaaagacaaaattaaacacacacatgagagtccacacaggacagaagcattttgcttgtgagctctgtggtaatagatttagtgaaaagggacatTTAAATacacacatgagtgtccacacaggacagaagcctttcgcctgtgagctctgtgtaaaaagatttagccacaagacaactttaaaccgtcacatgagagtccacacaggagagaagccttttgcctgtgagctctgtggacaaagatttagccaaaagacaactttaaaccgtcacatgagagtccacacaggagagaagccttttgcctgtgagctctgtgtaaaaagatttagccgaaagtcaACTTTaatcagtcacatgagagtccacactggacagaagcctttcgccactgagctctgtgtaaaaagatttagccaaaagacaaatttaaacagtcacatgagagtccacactggcttttcgcctgtgagtttggtggaaaagatttacccaaaagatcagtttaaacggtcacaaaagagtccataa